From Paenibacillus sp. GP183, one genomic window encodes:
- a CDS encoding amino acid ABC transporter ATP-binding protein, producing the protein MIEIANLKISFGTHEVIRGIDLTIEKGQVMVIIGPSGSGKTTLLRSINLLETPTEGTLSIGSSRISFNRDTKPNPAEVLALRRQTGMVFQSYNLFPHMTALQNVMEAQVIVQKRSKEEAHNRSMELLRKVGLEEKANSYPHELSGGQQQRVGIARAMGIDPALLLFDEPTSALDPELVGEVLKVIKQLANEGMTMAIVTHEMKFARNVADQVVFMDNGVIVEQGPPEQVIEQPRHERTRLFLSRLNDSDVG; encoded by the coding sequence ATGATTGAAATTGCAAATTTGAAAATTAGCTTTGGGACTCATGAAGTCATTCGAGGCATTGATCTTACGATTGAAAAAGGTCAAGTCATGGTCATCATTGGCCCTTCAGGTTCAGGGAAAACGACCCTGCTGCGGAGTATCAATTTGCTGGAGACCCCAACGGAGGGAACACTTAGCATCGGAAGTTCCCGGATTTCATTCAATCGCGATACCAAACCGAATCCTGCGGAAGTACTTGCGCTTCGCAGACAAACCGGCATGGTGTTTCAGTCCTATAACCTTTTTCCGCATATGACTGCGCTGCAGAATGTCATGGAGGCGCAGGTCATTGTGCAAAAAAGGTCAAAGGAAGAGGCGCATAACCGATCGATGGAGCTTTTGAGGAAGGTTGGCCTTGAAGAAAAGGCGAATTCATATCCCCATGAGCTTTCCGGAGGACAGCAGCAGCGGGTAGGCATTGCCCGGGCGATGGGGATCGATCCTGCGCTGCTTCTGTTTGATGAACCAACATCGGCGTTAGACCCGGAGTTAGTCGGGGAAGTTCTGAAGGTTATCAAGCAATTAGCGAACGAAGGAATGACGATGGCTATCGTGACACACGAAATGAAATTTGCGCGTAATGTAGCAGATCAGGTCGTCTTTATGGACAATGGAGTGATCGTTGAGCAAGGGCCGCCGGAGCAAGTGATTGAGCAGCCGAGACATGAACGAACCCGACTGTTTTTATCACGATTGAATGATTCAGATGTGGGGTAG
- a CDS encoding ABC transporter permease subunit (The N-terminal region of this protein, as described by TIGR01726, is a three transmembrane segment that identifies a subfamily of ABC transporter permease subunits, which specificities that include histidine, arginine, glutamine, glutamate, L-cystine (sic), the opines (in Agrobacterium) octopine and nopaline, etc.) has product MSDRTIQILLDSFLPLLKAGVAFTIPLTLLSFVFGFALAFLTALARISNLRVLDAIARFYVWIIRGTPLLVQLFIIFYGLPSVGIIIDAFPAAVIGFSISVGAYNSEIIRAAILSISKGQWEAASSIGMTRSQALRRIILPQAARVSVPPLGNSFISLLKDTSLAATITMTEMFQKAQQITATTYEPLMLYSEAAIIYLIFSTVLSTLQSRLEKRFGRYVAR; this is encoded by the coding sequence ATGAGCGATAGAACAATTCAAATCTTACTTGACTCTTTTCTACCCCTGCTCAAGGCAGGGGTAGCTTTTACGATTCCGCTTACTTTGCTCTCTTTCGTGTTTGGGTTTGCGCTGGCATTTCTAACAGCACTCGCTCGGATTTCGAACTTGAGGGTCCTTGATGCTATTGCCAGATTCTATGTCTGGATCATTCGGGGTACACCACTTTTGGTGCAGTTATTTATAATCTTTTATGGGCTGCCGAGCGTTGGCATTATCATTGATGCTTTTCCGGCTGCTGTGATCGGATTTTCCATCAGTGTAGGTGCCTACAATTCGGAAATTATTCGCGCGGCGATACTTTCCATAAGCAAAGGTCAATGGGAGGCCGCCTCTTCCATTGGGATGACGCGCTCACAGGCGCTTCGCCGTATTATCTTGCCGCAGGCTGCTCGAGTTTCCGTACCTCCATTGGGCAATTCTTTTATTAGTTTATTAAAGGACACTTCCCTTGCGGCGACCATAACAATGACGGAGATGTTCCAAAAAGCACAGCAAATCACAGCAACTACTTACGAGCCATTGATGCTCTACAGTGAAGCTGCAATCATCTATTTGATATTCAGCACAGTGTTATCCACACTGCAGAGTCGATTGGAAAAGCGGTTTGGACGATATGTCGCAAGGTAA
- a CDS encoding amino acid ABC transporter substrate-binding protein translates to MKKLSWFTMAALLVTVAIIFTACGSRPNASDSTKAAPTVSPAATPTATSAAAAKNLLETIKANGKIRVGTEGTYAPFTFHDKDGKLTGFDVEIAQEISKRLGVQPEFIETKWDGMFAGLDAKRFDVVVNEVSIKEDRKVKYDFSDPYIVSKAVLIVNEDNQDIKKLADLKGKKAGQSLTSNLTEIAKSNGATIVQTDGFNQAIDLLLSKRIDATVNDGLSFLDFKKQKPDAKIKIVDEVKDATPSAVLINKNNKELVDAINKALTDMKTDGTYLKISQKYFGADVSK, encoded by the coding sequence ATGAAAAAATTATCATGGTTTACAATGGCGGCACTTCTGGTGACCGTGGCGATTATTTTTACAGCGTGTGGAAGCAGACCAAATGCATCAGATTCGACTAAAGCAGCTCCAACAGTTTCACCAGCAGCTACTCCAACAGCTACTTCGGCTGCGGCAGCTAAGAACTTGCTGGAAACAATTAAAGCTAACGGCAAAATTCGCGTAGGAACAGAAGGAACGTATGCACCGTTCACTTTCCACGATAAAGACGGGAAACTTACAGGCTTCGATGTGGAAATCGCGCAAGAAATTTCCAAGCGTCTCGGCGTACAGCCGGAATTTATTGAAACCAAGTGGGATGGCATGTTTGCCGGACTTGATGCGAAACGATTCGATGTTGTTGTCAACGAAGTCAGTATTAAAGAAGATCGGAAAGTGAAGTATGATTTCTCCGACCCTTACATTGTTTCAAAAGCAGTGTTAATCGTGAATGAAGATAATCAGGATATTAAAAAACTGGCGGATCTCAAAGGTAAGAAAGCAGGTCAATCCCTAACTAGTAATTTGACTGAAATCGCCAAATCCAACGGTGCGACCATTGTGCAAACCGATGGTTTTAATCAAGCGATTGATTTGCTTCTCTCCAAACGGATCGATGCAACGGTCAATGACGGACTTTCGTTCCTGGATTTCAAAAAGCAAAAACCGGATGCAAAGATCAAGATTGTCGATGAAGTGAAGGATGCTACACCAAGCGCTGTCTTGATTAACAAGAACAATAAGGAATTGGTGGATGCCATCAATAAGGCATTAACCGATATGAAGACAGACGGAACTTACTTGAAAATCTCACAAAAATACTTCGGTGCAGACGTATCGAAATAA
- a CDS encoding HAMP domain-containing sensor histidine kinase, which translates to MLFVLIALWLIAILLLLLDPRSATIRWISAVAFTGGLGALAAVFDDNLLPHLRQASIVSESTLSLLFNIQALCSLTSYYGLPYSYLMLSLHYHPVLRQSRVGKWVPYLLLLPPIACILFTPGYTVSSPIDFPIVSLWAVPYIIAGSLLLALKKETLPAMQRTHLFTCLALIPSLLCFAVLNYLLPTFGFYRMWVYNAWSLSITVPFFIFTLFKYGLFGIRLLLERRKLDSTLRAITSGTAILNHAIKNDVGKMRLFSEKMRHYAEETNQPELLEDLQVIMKASEHIQEMIGRVHEQTQEIPLKLSALSLDDMIRDIIASMKPLMGSIQVEMNIPEGIVFSCDEAQVTETVTNVVNNAVDAMPMGGVLEIKAFITKKNVVLEVKDTGIGMEKNELKQVLEPFYTTKSGSRHNFGLGLVYCYNVMKKHGGSLELRSEKGRGTSVFLSFPANRLIPIESRAEELYGSNQTVHRRG; encoded by the coding sequence ATGCTGTTTGTGTTAATTGCCTTATGGCTGATCGCCATTCTTCTCCTGCTGCTAGACCCGCGTTCCGCGACGATTCGCTGGATCAGCGCTGTTGCTTTTACCGGCGGTCTTGGCGCATTGGCTGCTGTCTTTGATGATAATCTGCTTCCACATCTTCGGCAGGCTTCCATCGTCAGCGAATCAACGCTATCCTTGCTCTTCAACATACAAGCTCTATGCTCCCTAACTTCCTATTACGGGCTTCCTTATTCCTATCTCATGCTGTCCCTTCATTATCACCCTGTGCTGCGGCAATCTCGAGTCGGCAAGTGGGTGCCTTATTTGCTGCTGCTGCCGCCGATTGCATGCATCCTCTTCACGCCAGGGTATACGGTCAGCAGCCCCATAGACTTCCCTATCGTCTCCCTTTGGGCGGTTCCTTATATCATTGCAGGCTCTTTACTCCTCGCGTTAAAAAAGGAAACACTCCCGGCCATGCAGCGCACTCATTTATTCACCTGTCTGGCACTAATCCCTTCTTTACTCTGCTTTGCTGTCCTAAACTACCTGCTGCCTACTTTCGGCTTTTACCGGATGTGGGTATATAATGCTTGGAGTTTATCGATTACGGTCCCTTTCTTCATATTCACCCTATTTAAATACGGGCTATTCGGCATCAGGCTTCTATTGGAGCGTCGAAAGCTCGATTCCACGTTACGCGCAATCACTTCCGGAACTGCCATCTTGAATCATGCAATCAAAAATGACGTGGGCAAAATGCGCCTGTTCAGCGAAAAAATGCGTCACTATGCTGAAGAAACCAATCAGCCGGAGCTGCTGGAAGACCTGCAAGTGATTATGAAAGCTTCTGAGCACATTCAAGAAATGATTGGAAGAGTTCATGAGCAGACCCAAGAAATACCTCTTAAGCTATCAGCATTATCATTGGATGACATGATTCGCGATATTATCGCTTCGATGAAGCCTTTAATGGGATCGATCCAGGTCGAGATGAACATACCGGAAGGAATTGTGTTTAGTTGTGACGAAGCGCAGGTGACGGAAACAGTTACCAATGTGGTGAATAACGCCGTTGACGCTATGCCGATGGGCGGCGTACTGGAGATCAAAGCTTTCATCACCAAAAAGAATGTTGTGCTCGAAGTGAAGGATACTGGAATTGGCATGGAAAAAAACGAGTTGAAGCAGGTGCTCGAGCCCTTTTATACGACAAAAAGCGGCAGCCGCCATAACTTTGGACTCGGACTCGTGTATTGTTATAATGTGATGAAAAAGCACGGCGGCTCACTGGAGCTGCGAAGCGAAAAAGGAAGGGGAACGAGCGTATTTCTTTCCTTTCCGGCGAACCGTCTGATCCCGATTGAATCAAGAGCGGAGGAACTTTATGGATCCAATCAAACTGTTCATCGTCGAGGATGA
- a CDS encoding response regulator transcription factor: protein MDPIKLFIVEDDRDWLRGLTAYLNRQPDLQIIATAATAEEARSILSGPDFGADVALLDIMLEDEPAGIQLAEEAVEAWGIKVIMLTSMEEKDLIFRSFQAGAIDYQIKSNFEQLPTVIRSAHQRSAPINAAVAEKLREEFRRLKRLEQQFKVKEMSDLITPTELQVLEMIDQGHTQTEIAGRFFISLRTVKIHVGHILKKLGSSSSKEAAQKVRELGLFEQKRSKGDKDI from the coding sequence ATGGATCCAATCAAACTGTTCATCGTCGAGGATGATCGCGACTGGCTGCGAGGGCTGACCGCTTATTTGAACCGGCAGCCGGATTTACAGATTATCGCAACGGCAGCAACAGCCGAAGAAGCACGCTCCATTCTAAGCGGACCGGACTTTGGAGCAGATGTGGCCTTGCTCGATATTATGCTTGAGGACGAACCGGCAGGCATTCAATTGGCGGAAGAAGCGGTTGAAGCTTGGGGGATCAAGGTCATTATGCTGACCTCCATGGAGGAGAAGGATTTGATCTTTCGTTCCTTCCAGGCAGGCGCCATCGATTATCAGATCAAATCGAACTTCGAACAGCTGCCGACCGTAATTAGATCGGCACATCAGCGCAGCGCTCCGATCAATGCTGCCGTTGCCGAGAAGCTCCGCGAAGAATTTCGCAGGCTTAAGCGGCTGGAGCAGCAATTCAAGGTCAAAGAAATGAGTGACCTGATCACTCCGACAGAGCTGCAGGTGCTCGAGATGATTGACCAAGGCCATACGCAAACGGAAATTGCCGGGAGATTTTTCATCTCACTGCGCACTGTGAAAATTCATGTCGGCCATATTCTGAAGAAGCTGGGCAGCTCCAGCAGCAAGGAAGCTGCGCAAAAGGTGCGAGAGCTTGGTTTGTTTGAACAAAAGCGTTCCAAAGGCGATAAGGATATCTGA
- a CDS encoding YitT family protein, with the protein MTPEEQIKQLSSSVHQHRRLTRTAFWSRSVFLFLGAAFVSVGLEIFLVPNRIIDGGIVGISIMASYLSHIPIGIFLFVLNLPFLYIGYKMIGKTFAISTLYGIAIMSIGTSLLHPVAPLTIDPLLASVFGGIILGIGVGLVIRFGGSLDGTEIIAILFNKRTPFSVGEVVMFFNLFILGSAGFVFTWDRAMYSLIAYYIAFKMIDITIEGFDESKSVWIISDKFQEIGDALMDRLGRGVTYLKGEGGFTGEDKKVIFVVITRLEEAKLKAIVDDIDINAFMAVGNIHDVKGGRFKKKDIH; encoded by the coding sequence TTGACCCCGGAAGAGCAGATTAAGCAGCTTAGCTCCTCAGTTCACCAGCACAGAAGATTAACGAGAACCGCCTTTTGGAGCCGATCTGTATTCTTATTCCTTGGAGCCGCCTTTGTTTCAGTAGGACTCGAGATCTTCTTGGTTCCGAACCGGATCATTGATGGAGGCATCGTCGGGATATCGATTATGGCTTCCTATCTAAGCCATATACCTATAGGAATATTTCTATTTGTGCTCAACCTGCCTTTTCTGTATATCGGATATAAAATGATCGGGAAAACGTTCGCAATATCCACGTTATACGGGATTGCCATCATGTCCATTGGCACGAGTTTGCTGCATCCGGTTGCACCTTTGACGATCGACCCGCTGCTTGCCTCCGTATTCGGCGGAATTATTTTGGGAATCGGCGTTGGCCTGGTCATCCGCTTTGGCGGTTCGCTCGACGGCACAGAAATTATTGCCATTCTATTTAATAAAAGAACGCCTTTCTCTGTAGGTGAAGTGGTCATGTTCTTCAATCTGTTTATCCTGGGCAGTGCCGGATTCGTCTTTACTTGGGATAGAGCGATGTATTCCTTAATTGCCTACTACATAGCTTTCAAAATGATTGACATTACGATAGAAGGCTTCGACGAATCCAAATCCGTCTGGATCATCAGCGATAAATTTCAGGAGATCGGCGATGCTTTGATGGATCGATTGGGTAGAGGTGTGACTTATTTAAAAGGAGAGGGCGGATTCACCGGAGAGGATAAGAAGGTGATTTTCGTCGTCATTACCAGGCTGGAGGAAGCGAAGCTCAAAGCAATCGTTGATGATATTGACATTAATGCCTTCATGGCTGTCGGCAATATCCATGATGTCAAAGGCGGCCGTTTCAAAAAGAAGGACATCCACTAA
- a CDS encoding sulfatase-like hydrolase/transferase, translating into MKLYGKRIWELTRLRLPILLFAIIPVGVMELLSRGHFGESFTWIFQHSFEFTGNVLLVYILLLLFTALIGRTRIAFWSLSAILILLSLISGIKLKMLGVPLLPWDFVLSGETQDMLKYLNNILSIRIISGIVLFIAISYVLLYRTFTFKTSFSWKERGITAAVSILLLIALYTDRPLQLRNWTGIHAQPWNQSQNVHTNGFALTTMMNTAIMFTNQASGFTDQDVSAIITTISPSIKPEETAIKPNIVIILSEAFWDPTLIKGTQFSQDPIPFFHKLQQNYSSGTMLSPQFGGGTANVEFEVLTGNSMRFLPQGSIPYNQYIDHGIDSLASILARQGYTSTAINPFYSWFFNSKTVYQNFGFSSFIPIEYFKPHYEGPYIADSEVADNVIAKSDATPGPDFIFTNTMENHFHFYPGKFKENTFKIKGDMTESARGMLETLAQGINASDKMLQTIVEHFEKKKEPTIVVFFGDHLPYLGDDYQGFIEAKYLDGKNDPDFLNKMYRVPLVVWNNYLPAKKDNLDMSPSFLGPYVLKQAKLQGSSYTDFLYNLYQKIPVIPPSNYYERLNIKEEDLKNYEILQKDILFGHQVSYQSYTEPIISKEYQLGFGPMQINKVSSNTAEISGKTEMNLTVQGTNFPPLGVVTVNGKNLPTTYISDNTLTAKVDSSLLQAGTLEIQIKVIDSKETVIGKSNTWPLDSGTH; encoded by the coding sequence ATGAAGCTCTATGGAAAGCGGATATGGGAACTGACGAGACTCAGACTTCCAATCCTGTTATTTGCGATAATACCTGTAGGGGTGATGGAGCTTCTCAGTCGAGGGCACTTTGGAGAATCCTTCACCTGGATATTTCAGCATAGTTTCGAATTTACCGGAAATGTTCTGCTCGTATATATCCTCTTGCTTTTGTTTACAGCCCTGATTGGCAGAACCCGAATTGCTTTTTGGAGCTTGTCGGCAATACTCATCCTTCTCTCCTTGATCAGCGGAATTAAGTTGAAAATGCTCGGCGTTCCTCTACTGCCTTGGGACTTCGTATTAAGCGGAGAAACTCAGGATATGCTTAAATATCTCAACAATATTTTAAGCATAAGAATCATTTCAGGAATTGTTCTATTTATTGCAATCAGCTATGTACTTCTCTATCGCACATTTACATTCAAAACCAGTTTTTCCTGGAAGGAACGGGGAATCACAGCTGCGGTTTCCATACTTCTCTTGATTGCTCTATACACCGATCGGCCTCTGCAATTGCGAAATTGGACCGGTATCCATGCTCAGCCCTGGAATCAATCACAAAATGTGCACACCAACGGATTTGCCTTAACCACGATGATGAATACCGCAATTATGTTTACAAATCAGGCGAGCGGTTTTACCGATCAAGACGTCTCGGCCATCATAACTACCATTTCTCCATCCATAAAACCGGAAGAAACGGCAATCAAGCCCAACATCGTGATTATCTTGAGTGAAGCATTCTGGGATCCTACCCTAATCAAAGGTACTCAATTCAGCCAGGATCCGATCCCATTCTTCCACAAATTGCAGCAAAACTATTCCAGCGGCACCATGCTGTCTCCACAGTTTGGAGGTGGCACCGCAAACGTGGAGTTCGAAGTCCTGACCGGCAACTCCATGCGTTTCCTGCCGCAAGGTTCTATTCCATATAACCAATACATCGATCATGGTATAGATTCCCTGGCGAGCATACTTGCCAGACAGGGCTACACGTCCACCGCGATCAACCCGTTCTACAGCTGGTTCTTTAACAGCAAGACCGTGTATCAAAATTTTGGCTTCTCTTCCTTTATTCCTATTGAATATTTCAAGCCGCACTATGAAGGCCCTTACATCGCTGATAGTGAAGTGGCCGATAATGTCATCGCCAAAAGTGATGCTACACCGGGGCCTGACTTCATTTTCACCAACACGATGGAAAATCATTTCCACTTTTATCCCGGTAAATTCAAGGAAAACACCTTCAAGATCAAGGGTGACATGACCGAATCCGCCAGAGGGATGCTGGAAACCTTGGCCCAAGGGATCAACGCTTCCGATAAGATGCTGCAAACGATCGTCGAGCATTTTGAGAAGAAGAAAGAGCCTACCATCGTTGTGTTTTTTGGAGACCATCTTCCTTATCTGGGGGATGATTATCAAGGCTTTATTGAAGCCAAGTATCTGGACGGAAAAAATGATCCTGATTTTCTAAATAAAATGTACCGCGTACCCTTGGTTGTATGGAATAACTATCTGCCTGCCAAGAAAGACAACCTGGATATGAGCCCCTCATTCCTCGGACCGTACGTGCTGAAGCAAGCAAAGCTCCAGGGCAGTTCTTATACGGATTTTTTATACAACCTTTATCAAAAAATTCCTGTTATACCGCCTAGTAATTATTATGAGCGTTTGAACATCAAAGAAGAGGATTTGAAAAACTACGAGATTTTGCAAAAAGACATCTTATTCGGACATCAAGTGTCCTATCAGAGTTATACCGAGCCCATCATCAGCAAAGAGTACCAGCTTGGATTTGGACCGATGCAGATCAATAAGGTCAGTTCCAATACGGCAGAAATTTCCGGAAAAACCGAAATGAATCTGACCGTGCAAGGTACGAATTTCCCTCCGTTGGGCGTGGTTACAGTGAACGGTAAGAACCTCCCAACCACCTATATCAGTGATAATACCTTAACGGCCAAAGTTGATAGCAGTCTGCTGCAAGCAGGCACCTTGGAGATTCAAATCAAAGTTATTGACTCTAAAGAAACCGTCATCGGCAAATCCAACACATGGCCACTGGATTCTGGCACTCATTAA
- a CDS encoding general stress protein yields the protein MNNDNKRTIVHTVNNILEARNTIMRLQQDGYPKENIFVLSHDKSRTEDVADQTDTNKIGVAEEGVLTAIANLFRSTGDGLRAKLTAMGVSKEHADRLEKEMDYGKIVILAWSGTAYDGDKYDDNIEYMRPYDSVPLL from the coding sequence ATGAACAATGATAACAAACGGACAATCGTACACACAGTCAATAATATTCTTGAAGCGCGTAATACCATAATGAGGCTTCAGCAAGATGGATATCCGAAAGAAAATATATTCGTGCTAAGCCATGATAAATCTAGAACCGAGGATGTCGCGGATCAAACGGATACCAATAAAATAGGTGTAGCGGAGGAAGGCGTCCTGACAGCAATCGCAAACCTGTTCCGATCCACAGGAGATGGTCTGCGGGCCAAGCTGACCGCGATGGGCGTATCCAAGGAGCATGCCGACCGCTTGGAGAAAGAAATGGATTATGGCAAAATTGTTATACTGGCCTGGAGCGGCACAGCGTATGATGGGGATAAATATGATGACAACATTGAATATATGAGGCCGTACGACTCCGTCCCACTTCTTTAA
- a CDS encoding 5'-nucleotidase C-terminal domain-containing protein, translating to MKKILHVALGLALLGSIVTPAVMAADTPASTVKVQLLGINDFHGQLDTVSDVKDANGKVVDQRGGASYLVAYLNERKKTNPNTLLIHAGDAVGASAPLSALSQDEPTMDLMNKLGFSVGTLGNHEFDHGVAEAKRLVYGGINPITGKNYAGVSTDFKYVIANVVDEKTNEPIFPAYTIKQVGGVKIGFTGVVTMETPNIVNPSGIQGYKFIDQAEAVNKAVAEMKKQGVNTIVLLAHDPGFGTNETDANGEVIDLAKKLGDGVDVIFAGHNHGQLSVNVNGKLIVEAYSYGTAFSDVDLEIDPATDKVVSKKGVIVSTNHNGVTPDAETEKMLKDLVTATPKLTESIGTLDKEITRTTSAAGESAFGNLIADGMREIMKTDFAFMNSGGIRNDLPTGKITYGDMFKVQPFGNVLIKMTLTGSQLREVLNQQWKGQDPKRPRIGQVSGLTYIYDDSKPAGEKVGEIKKLDGTLIKDTASYTITVNDFMANGGDKYELLKQGTNRVAGPVDLDATIQYVKDHFTSKNLPVTASIENRFTKIAAPAKDFNDVPTTFWAYKTIQDLAAKNVIQGISDNQFAPDRNVSRAEFTALLVRGLGLKDSADIKFSDVPSTDPLAKEIAIAIKAGIIEGESDTRFAPEKSIKREEMTAMMVRAYEVKSGKKAKSTKTANFSDMSDVNVWAKEYVNVAAELDLVRGRMQGVFEPSGIATRAESAQIIYNLLQK from the coding sequence ATGAAGAAAATTTTACACGTAGCACTCGGTTTGGCGTTATTGGGTTCGATCGTCACTCCAGCTGTAATGGCTGCAGACACACCTGCTTCCACAGTGAAAGTACAGCTTCTGGGCATCAACGACTTCCATGGGCAATTGGATACGGTATCCGATGTGAAAGACGCAAACGGGAAAGTAGTCGACCAACGGGGAGGTGCCAGCTATCTCGTAGCTTACTTAAATGAACGCAAAAAGACCAACCCGAACACACTGCTGATCCATGCAGGTGACGCGGTCGGCGCCAGTGCACCGCTATCGGCCCTTTCCCAGGACGAGCCGACGATGGACTTGATGAACAAGCTTGGGTTTTCCGTAGGTACGCTCGGCAACCATGAATTCGATCATGGCGTCGCTGAAGCGAAGCGTTTGGTCTATGGCGGAATCAATCCGATCACTGGGAAAAATTACGCTGGTGTAAGCACAGATTTCAAATATGTCATCGCCAATGTTGTGGATGAAAAAACGAATGAGCCCATTTTCCCAGCTTACACCATTAAACAAGTGGGTGGCGTGAAAATCGGTTTCACCGGCGTCGTCACTATGGAAACACCGAATATCGTGAACCCGAGCGGAATCCAGGGCTACAAGTTCATAGATCAGGCTGAAGCGGTCAATAAAGCTGTCGCCGAAATGAAAAAGCAAGGCGTAAACACCATCGTCCTGCTTGCGCACGACCCCGGCTTCGGCACGAACGAAACAGATGCAAACGGCGAAGTCATTGACCTGGCGAAAAAGCTGGGCGACGGCGTCGATGTCATATTTGCCGGGCACAACCATGGACAGTTAAGCGTCAATGTGAACGGCAAGCTCATCGTTGAGGCCTATTCGTACGGCACAGCGTTCTCCGATGTCGATCTTGAGATCGATCCGGCAACGGATAAGGTGGTCAGTAAAAAAGGTGTAATTGTAAGCACCAACCACAACGGCGTGACCCCAGATGCGGAAACGGAAAAGATGCTCAAAGATTTGGTAACAGCTACTCCTAAATTGACTGAATCGATTGGAACGCTTGATAAAGAAATCACCCGCACTACAAGCGCAGCGGGCGAAAGCGCGTTCGGCAACCTGATCGCTGACGGGATGCGCGAAATCATGAAGACTGATTTTGCCTTCATGAACTCCGGCGGCATCCGCAACGACCTTCCCACCGGAAAAATCACATATGGCGACATGTTTAAAGTCCAGCCTTTCGGTAATGTGCTCATCAAAATGACTTTGACCGGCTCCCAACTCCGTGAGGTGCTTAACCAGCAGTGGAAAGGACAGGACCCGAAAAGACCGCGAATCGGCCAGGTATCGGGCTTAACTTACATCTATGACGACAGCAAGCCAGCAGGAGAAAAGGTCGGCGAGATTAAGAAACTCGACGGCACTCTAATCAAGGACACTGCGTCATACACCATTACTGTCAATGACTTTATGGCCAACGGCGGCGACAAATACGAGCTGTTGAAGCAAGGTACCAACCGTGTAGCCGGTCCGGTCGATCTGGATGCGACTATCCAATATGTCAAGGACCATTTCACCTCAAAAAACCTACCGGTGACCGCTTCCATAGAAAACCGGTTTACCAAAATCGCAGCGCCAGCCAAAGATTTTAATGACGTGCCGACGACCTTCTGGGCGTACAAAACCATTCAAGACCTGGCTGCAAAAAATGTAATCCAAGGCATCTCCGACAATCAGTTCGCTCCGGACCGCAATGTGTCCCGTGCTGAATTCACCGCCTTGCTGGTGCGCGGACTGGGCTTGAAAGACTCGGCGGACATCAAGTTCTCTGACGTTCCTTCCACGGACCCACTTGCGAAAGAAATCGCTATCGCCATTAAAGCAGGAATCATTGAAGGCGAATCCGACACTCGTTTCGCTCCCGAAAAATCCATCAAGCGCGAAGAGATGACCGCGATGATGGTGCGCGCTTACGAAGTCAAATCGGGCAAGAAAGCGAAGTCGACGAAAACTGCCAACTTCAGCGACATGTCAGACGTCAACGTTTGGGCGAAGGAATATGTGAATGTGGCTGCTGAGCTTGATTTAGTACGTGGCCGCATGCAGGGTGTTTTCGAGCCGAGCGGCATCGCCACACGTGCGGAAAGCGCGCAGATCATTTACAATCTTTTGCAGAAATAA